In a genomic window of Mastacembelus armatus chromosome 3, fMasArm1.2, whole genome shotgun sequence:
- the csrp3 gene encoding cysteine and glycine-rich protein 3, whose product MPNWGGGAKCAACEKTVYHAEEIQCNGRSFHKTCFICMSCRKGLDSTTVAAHESEIYCKSCYGKKYGPKGYGYGQGAGALSSDPPGKNVDQQHHDSKPRPPSTNPNPNKCSQKFGGSDRCPRCSKAVYAAEKVMGAGKPWHKTCFRCALCGKSLESTTVTDKDGELYCKVCYAKNFGPKGFGLGNAAMLEERQ is encoded by the exons ATGCCAAACTGGGGAGGAGGTGCCAAGTGTGCCGCCTGTGAGAAGACGGTGTACCATGCGGAGGAGATTCAGTGTAACGGCAGGAGTTTCCATAAGACCTGTTTCATCTGCA tgagctgcaggaAAGGGCTGGACAGCACCACGGTTGCGGCACATGAATCGGAGATTTACTGCAAGTCCTGCTATGGCAAGAAATACGGGCCAAAAGGCTACGGATACGGACAAGGAGCTGGAGCTCTGAGCTCTGATCCTCCTGGGAAGAACGTGGACCAGCAGCATCACGA TTCTAAACCAAGACCTCCCTCAACAAACCCCAACCCAAACAAATGCTCCCAGAAGTTCGGCGGCTCAGACCGCTGCCCTCGCTGCTCCAAAGCCGTCTACGCAGCAGAGAAGGTGATGGGAGCAGGAAAG ccctGGCATAAAACCTGTTTCCGCTGTGCCCTGTGTGGTAAAAGCCTGGAGTCGACCACAGTGACCGACAAGGATGGAGAACTGTACTGcaaag TCTGCTATGCCAAAAACTTTGGGCCGAAAGGATTCGGACTGGGGAACGCTGCCATGTTGGAGGAGCGACAGTGA
- the zdhhc13 gene encoding putative palmitoyltransferase ZDHHC13 codes for MDWTEGSDDHNCHHGHAGHSHSHGPRAAAFGRMAHPFMPPFHGQFDKSADQTMELTQQPKKRSHMDDSSSWDIVKATQFGILERCKELVEAGYDVRQPDKENVTLLHWAAINNRSELIQYFISKGAIVDQLGGDLNSTPLHWAIRQGHLQMVIQLMRYGADPTIADGEGYRALHLSILFQHMAIAAYLMAKGQEVDGPDCNGQTPLMLAAQKIIGPEPTNFLIKNNASVSAVDKVNRNTPLHCAVLAGNVDAAHILLEAGASVDAENINGHTPIDLAHQVHSPLLIHMLNHVKQERIRSNSRCLRLINRYRVILQFFLCTFMFGSVGLIVDMNTESWLLKGILLACMMGVVNLASRNCPSPAFQSLLPATTLMASVFWMLVTWCLWFLPDGHSATVQVLFILNATALLYYYFRTCATDPGFIKATEEEKKKNVLMLAEAGCLDPRILCTSCMIKKPMRTNHCFSCDACVAKQDHHSVWTNGCIGARNHHYFVLFLLSLVLMGAWMFYGCLMYCSAHCVLHYEKQGLWGMLSALVSCSPWVLCIFLLAFYHTCWSGLTLLLQLYQIAFLGLTTAERTNLTLHQRRLRQSVSLRQNPYNLGVVRNLVSFFQLRCCGLFKPAVIDWTQQLPPGRDQHVFAQTDMV; via the exons ATGGACTGGACTGAGGGCAGTGAT GACCACAACTGTCACCACGGACACGCGGGTCATTCCCACAGTCACGGGCCGAGGGCGGCTGCGTTTGGCAGGATGGCGCATCCTTTCATGCCTCCTTTCCATGGACAGTTTGACAAAAGTGCAGACCAGACGATGGAACTGACTCAGCAGCCAAAGAAACGCTCCCACATGgatgacagcagcagctgggacaTAGTGAAGGCAACGCA GTTCGGTATCCTTGAGCGCTGTAAAGAGCTGGTGGAGGCGGGATACGACGTCAGGCAGCCGGACAAAGAGAACGTCACTCTGCTCCACTGGGCAGCCATCAACAACCGCTCAGAGCTCATCCA gtattttatttctaaaggGGCAATAGTTGACCAGCTTGGTGGGGACCTGAACTCTACTCCTCTTCACTGGGCCATAAG GCAGGGCCACCTCCAAATGGTGATCCAGCTGATGAGATACGGAGCAGATCCCACTATTGCTGACGGAGAAGGTTACCGTGCTCTGCACCTCTCCATCCTCTTCCAGCATATGGCCATAGCAGCTTATCTGATGGCTAAAGGACAG GAAGTGGATGGGCCTGACTGTAATGGACAGACACCATTAATGTTAGCAGCTCAGAAGATCATTGG GCCTGAACCCACTAACTTCTTAATCAAGAATAATGCATCTGTGAGTGCTGTGGACAAGGTGAACAGGAACACGCCGCTGCACTGCGCCGTGCTGGCAGGAAACGTAGACGCTGCTCACATCCTCCTGGAGGCTGGGGCCAGTGTTGATGCTGAAAACATCAAT GGTCACACCCCCATCGATTTGGCCCACCAGGTGCACAGCCCGCTGCTCATCCACATGCTCAACCATGTCAAACAGGAGAGGATTCGCTCCAACTCGCGCTGTCTGCGTCTCATCAACAGATACAGG GTCATTctgcagtttttcctctgcactttCATGTTTGGAAGTGTCGGTCTGATAGTTGACATGAACACAGAGTCCTGGTTGCTCAAAGGGATCCTGCTGGCCTGTATGATGGGTGTGGTCAACCTGGCCTCAAG gaatTGCCCAAGTCCAGCCTTTCAGTCTCTCTTACCAGCTACAACTCTGATGGCTTCAGTCTTCTGGATGCTTGTCACCTGGTGCCTGTGGTTCCTGCCAG ATGGACATAGCGCCACTGTTCAGGTTCTGTTCATTCTGAATGCCACTGCTTTGCTCTATTACTACTTTCGCACCTGCGCGACTGACCCAGGCTTCATCAAGGCAactgaagaggagaagaaaaag AATGTGTTGATGTTGGCTGAAGCTGGCTGCCTGGACCCCAGAATATTGTGCACTTCCTGCATG ATCAAGAAGCCAATGAGAACAAACCACTGCTTCTCCTGTGATGCCTGTGTGGCCAAACAGGACCATCACTCTGTCTGGACCAACGGCTGCATCG GTGCAAGGAACCATCACTACTTCGTCCTGTTTCTGCTGTCCCTCGTGCTGATGGGGGCCTGGATGTTCTACGGTTGTCTCATGT ACTGTTCAGCTCACTGTGTGCTGCATTATGAGAAGCAGGGCCTGTGGGGGATGCTCTCTGCCCTGGTCAGCTGCTCTCCCTGGGTGCTCTGCATTTTCCTGCTGGCCTTCTACCACACCTGCTGGTCCGGCCTgaccctgctgctgcagctctacCAG ATTGCCTTCCTGGGTTTGACCACAGCAGAGCGAACCAACCTGACTCTCCACCAGAGGAGACTCCGAcaatctgtctctctcagacAAAATCCATACAA TCTGGGCGTGGTGCGGAACCTGGTGTCCTTCTTCCAGCTGCGTTGTTGTGGCCTCTTTAAACCGGCCGTCATCGACTGGACGCAGCAGCTCCCACCGGGTCGCGACCAGCACGTGTTCGCACAGACGGACATGGTGTGA
- the e2f8 gene encoding transcription factor E2F8, whose protein sequence is MGPLTTPKKGREVSSVDPWTPTSNLKMLISAASPDIRNREKELCMDNDEQEGLESTQDTENGEESEKMVSRKEKSLGLLCHKFLARYPDYPDPALKNDICLDDVATELNVERRRIYDIMNVLESLHMVSRSAKNRYTWHGQTKLAQTLAILKKVGKDHRYDQQMQHIRQRLLDKEFDFDEEEKENEEVVDLDNGERGQKELFFVELPGVEFKAASVNSRKDKSLRVMSQKFVMLFLVSNPRVVSLDVAAKILIGEDQGADQDKNKFKTKVRRLYDIANVLRSLKLIEKVHVTEERGRKPAFEWVGPEDFPQVNDLDSCPSGCPSKTKSVLESRASVDNCAKNLFSSPEAKRSFTRHPSLIKLAKSIQDDRRKVNSAPSSPVKSALNDSSGTDFPNKMAQLAAICKIELDQESVSGVEDPKPAAAEADAAAVRLQPVSSSSMKPPQALLLTPTQEPGVNTTVHLTPLASKPTSSVAYVPAQCSPLIPVLLPQQQGSGSYTVYLPASSLRPNPLARPQPTSLAVRSMTFEDKTGQSPTGQPTAKSQQVSRPSEVSPLASKRLRSDSASDSSPSKAKRSDPNLKDSSPKLCEILQARLKPRLSNQLSSRPSPRALHLDPEFVNTPGAAVANQTLEQSLETFLDREDKTVNSDGEAGLTPLRAVHLVPGPLHTETLVPAGYLIPISQQSLASYRETQGSGGDSNKASTPTCSIYQTPTSGSRPALTQEITPTGLRLHRPTATQQAHHLHSPSPAILNFTLQNLGLISNPSPGNTFAAPQTPEHADALRSPLSSSLSLQQKGVVFLKTVSPVPVQQSLSAQPLTLINLQQPLMATPKGTGLSQHSFFNTPVSIQPLAAVVTTGGHPTTKPVYIPQRKLDVTTEDS, encoded by the exons ATGGGTCCCCTTACTACTCCTAAAAAAGGAAGGGAAGTGAGTTCGGTTGATCCCTGGACACCAACCTCTAACCTTAAAATGCTCATCAGTGCAGCTAGTCCTGACATCAGGAACCGGGAAAAGGAGCTGTGTATGGACAATGACGAGCAAGAAGGTCTTGAATCTACACag GATACTGAAAATGGAGAAGAGTCAGAGAAAATGGTgagcagaaaagagaagagCCTGGGTCTGCTCTGTCACAAGTTCCTCGCCCGCTATCCTGATTATCCAGACCCTGCTCTCAAGAACGACATCTGCCTGGATGATGTGGCCACTGAGCTCA ATGTGGAGCGACGACGTATATACGACATCATGAATGTGCTCGAGAGCCTGCACATGGTGAGCCGATCCGCAAAAAACCGCTACACGTGGCATGGCCAGACCAAGCTTGCTCAGACTCTGGCCATTTTGAAGAAGGTGGGCAAAGACCACCGATACGATCAGCAGATGCAGCACATCCGGCAGCGGCTCCTGGACAAGGAGTTCGACTTTGacgaagaggagaaggagaatgAGGAGGTGGTGGACCTGGATAACGGGGAGCGGGGACAGAAAGAGCTCTTCTTTGTCGAACTTCCAGGAGTAGAGTTCAAAGCAG CTTCTGTCAATAGTCGGAAGGACAAATCTCTACGGGTGATGAGCCAGAAGTTCGTCATGCTCTTTCTGGTGTCTAATCCTCGTGTAGTCAGTCTGGACGTGGCCGCCAAGATCCTAATTGGAGAAGACCAGGGTGCAGATCAAGACAAGAACAAGTTCAAGA CTAAAGTGCGGCGGCTCTATGATATAGCTAACGTGCTACGGAGCCTGAAGCTCATCGAGAAAGTGCACGTGACAGAAGAGAGGGGCAGGAAACCAGCTTTTGAATGGGTTGGGCCTGAAGATTTTCCACAAGTTAATG ACTTGGACAGCTGTCCATCTGGATGCCCATCTAAGACGAAAAGTGTACTGGAGTCTCGTGCATCTGTAGACAACTGTGCCAAAAACCTTTTTTCATCACCTGAGGCTAAACGCAGTTTCACCAGGCACCCCTCCCTCATAAAGCTGGCAAAGAGCATTCAGGACGACCGACGCAAGGTCAACTCTGCACCCAGCAGTCCTGTCAAAAGTGCCCTGA ATGATTCATCAGGCACAGACTTTCCAAACAAAATGGCTCAACTTGCTGCTATTTGTAAAATTGAACTTGACCAGGAGTCAGT GTCTGGAGTTGAAGATCCGAAGCCTGCTGCCGCTGAGGCAGATGCAGCTGCTGTGAGGTTACAGCCAGTCTCCTCTAGTTCAATGAAACCACCTCAGGCACTGTTGCTAACTCCAACCCAGGAGCCTGGAGTCAACACTACTGTCCACCTGACCCCACTGGCATCCAAGCCCACAAGCTCCGTCGCTTACGTCCCTGCACAGTGTTCTCCCCTGATCCCTGTCCTGTTACCTCAGCAGCAGGGCAGCGGGTCCTACACTGTGTATCTGCCcgcttcttccctcaggccgAACCCTCTCGCCAGGCCGCAGCCAACCAGCCTCGCCGTGCGGTCTATGACGTTTGAGGATAAGACTGGGCAGAGTCCGACAGGGCAGCCCACAGCTAAGAGCCAGCAGGTCTCCAGGCCATCAGAGGTTAGCCCCCTGGCATCCAAACGGCTGCGTTCTGATTCAGCCTCAGACAGTAGCCCCTCCAAAGCCAAAAGGAGCGACCCCAACCtgaag GACTCATCTCCAAAACTGTGCGAGATCCTGCAGGCCCGTCTGAAACCTCGTCTTAGCAATCAGCTTTCCAGCCGGCCCTCGCCTCGCGCTCTTCACCTGGACCCAGAGTTTGTCAACACCCCTGGTGCTGCTGTAGCCAATCAGACACTAGAGCAGAGCTTGGAGACCTTCCTAGACAGAGAAGACAAGACGGTGAACTCTGACGGCGAGGCAGGATTGACGCCACTCAGAGCTGTACACCTCGTGCCTGGTCCACTCCACACTGAG ACTTTAGTACCAGCCGGATACCTGATCCCTATCTCCCAGCAGTCCCTCGCCAGCTACAGGGAAACTCAGGGTTCAGGAGGAGACAGCAACAAGGCCTCAACTCCTACTTGCAGCATCTACCAAACACCAACTTCAG GCTCCAGACCGGCCCTCACCCAGGAGATTACACCCACCGGTCTTCGTCTCCACAGACCCACTGCCACTCAGCAGGCTCACCACCTCCACAGCCCCAGTCCTGCCATTCTCAACTTCACCCTGCAGAACCTTGGTCTGATCTCAAACCCCAGCCCAGGAAATACCTTTGCTGCCCCCCAGACTCCAGAGCACGCTGACGCCCTGCGTAGCCCGCTGTCgagctctctgtctctgcagcagaaaggcGTGGTTTTCCTAAAAACAGTGTCTCCTGTACCTGTCCAGCAGTCTCTCTCTGCACAACCACTGACCCTGATCAATCTACAAcag CCTCTGATGGCCACCCCGAAAGGGACTGGGCTCTCCCAGCACAGCTTCTTCAATACACCCGTCTCCATCCAGCCTCTGGCTGCTGTGGTGACCACCGGTGGACACCCGACCACCAAACCTGTTTACATCCCTCAGAGAAAACTGGACGTCACCACAGAGGACTCCTAA